In the Ursus arctos isolate Adak ecotype North America unplaced genomic scaffold, UrsArc2.0 scaffold_5, whole genome shotgun sequence genome, one interval contains:
- the ERCC8 gene encoding DNA excision repair protein ERCC-8 isoform X3 codes for MLSGGSDGVIVLYDLENSSRQPYYTCKAVCSVGRNHPDVHKYSVETVQWYPHDTGMFTSSSFDKTLKVWDTNTLQTADVFNFEETVYSHHMSPVATKHCLVAVGTRGPKVQLCDLKSGSCSHILQVIFAGHRQEILAVSWSPRCEYVLATASADSRVKLWDVRRASGCLITLDQHNGKKSQAVESANTAHNGKVNGLCFTSDGLHLLTVGTDNRMRLWNSSNGENTLVNYGKVCNDSRKGLKFTVSYGCSSEFVFVPYGSTIAVYTVYSGEQITMLKGHYKSVDCCVFQSNFQELYSGSRDCNILAWVPSLYEPVPDDEEPTTKSQLNPAFEDAWSSSDEEG; via the exons aTGTTATCAGGTGGTTCAGATGGTGTGATTGTACTTTATGATCTTGAGAACTCCAGCAGACAACCTTATTACACATGTAAAGCAGTGTGTTCCGTTGGCAG AAACCATCCTGATGTTCACAAATACAGTGTGGAGACTGTACAGTGGTATCCTCATGACACTGGCATGTTCACATCAAGCTCATTTGATAAAACTCTGAAAGTGTGGGATACAAATACATTACAA ACCGCAGATgtatttaattttgaagaaactgTTTATAGTCATCATATGTCTCCAGTTGCCACCAAGCACTGTTTGGTAGCAG ttgGTACTAGAGGGCCCAAAGTACAACTTTGTGACTTAAAGTCTGGATCCTGTTCCCACATTTtacagg TTATATTTGCAGGTCACAGACAAGAAATACTGGCAGTTTCCTGGTCGCCACGTTGTGAATATGTCTTGGCCACTGCAAG tGCTGACAGTAGAGTAAAATTATGGGATGTGAGAAGAGCATCAGGATGTTTAATTACTCTTGATCAGCATAATGGAAAAAAGTCACAAGCTGTTGAATCAG CAAACACTGCTCATAATGGGAAAGTTAATGGCTTATGTTTTACAAGTGATGGGCTTCATCTCCTTACTGTTGGTACGGATAATCGAATGAGGCTCTGGAATAGTTCCAATGGAGAAAACACACTA GTAAACTATGGAAAAGTTTGTAATGATAGCAGAAAAGGACTGAAATTCACTGTCTCCTATGGCTGCAGttcagaatttgtttttgtaCCATATGGTAGCACCATTGCTGTTTATACAGTTTACTCAGGAGAACAGATAACAATGCTTAAGGGACATTATAAAAGTGTTGACTGCTGTGTATTCCAGTCTAATTTCCAG GAACTTTATAGTGGTAGCAGAGACTGCAATATACTTGCTTGGGTACCATCCTTATATGAACCAGTTCCTGATGATGAGGAG CCTACAACCAAGTCACAATTAAATCCAGCATTTGAAGACGCGTGGAGCAGCAGTGATGAGGAAGGATGA